The Triticum aestivum cultivar Chinese Spring chromosome 3A, IWGSC CS RefSeq v2.1, whole genome shotgun sequence genome includes a region encoding these proteins:
- the LOC123059928 gene encoding aldo-keto reductase family 4 member C10, which yields MARHFLLNTGAKIPSVGLGTWQADPGVVGAAVYAAVKAGYRHIDCARVYGNEKEIGLALKKLFEEGVVKREDLFITSKLWNDHHAPEDVPEALNESLNDLQLDYLDLYLIHWPFRVKKGTNNNPENFVTPDIPATWGAMEKLHDAGKARAIGVSNFSSKKLGDLLAVARVPPAVDQVECHPCWQQTKLHNFCQSAGVHLSAYSPLGSPGTTWMNGNILKEPIIISISEKLRKTPAQVALRWNIQMGHSVLPKSTNQERIKQNLDVHDWSIPDDVLAKFSEIKEARLLRGNFAVNPQSVYKTHEELWDGEI from the exons atGGCGAGGCACTTCCTGCTCAACACTGGGGCCAAGATCCCCTCGGTGGGGCTCGGCACCTGGCAGGCCGACCccggcgtcgtcggcgccgccgtCTACGCCGCCGTCAAG GCGGGGTACCGGCACATCGATTGCGCCAGAGTCTACGGCAACGAAAAGGAG ATCGGTTTGGCACTGAAGAAGTTATTTGAAGAAGGCGTAGTGAAGCGGGAAGATCTGTTTATCACCTCTAAGCTATG GAATGATCATCATGCTCCTGAAGATGTGCCAGAGGCACTAAATGAAAGCCTGAATGATTTACAGCTTGATTACTTGGATCTTTATCTT ATCCATTGGCCGTTTAGAGTCAAGAAGGGAACGAACAACAACCCTGAAAACTTTGTTACACCTGACATCCCTGCTACTTGGGGGGCAATGGAGAAGTTACATGATGCTGGCAAAGCTCGCGCGATTGGTGTGAGTAACTTTTCATCAAAGAAGTTGGGTGACTTGCTTGCTGTAGCTCGTGTACCTCCAGCTGTTGATCAGGTGGAATGCCATCCTTGCTGGCAGCAAACTAAGCTCCACAACTTTTGTCAGTCAGCTGGTGTTCATCTTAGT GCTTACTCGCCACTAGGTTCACCTGGTACTACTTGGATGAATGGTAACATCCTTAAAGAACCAATAATCATCTCAATATCCGAGAAACTCAGGAAGACACCTGCACAAGTGGCTCTGCGCTGGAACATTCAGATGGGTCACAGCGTGCTACCAAAGAGCACGAATCAAGAAAGGATAAAGCAAAACCTTGATGTTCATGATTGGTCAATTCCAGATGACGTGCTTGCAAAGTTCTCAGAGATTAAGGAG GCTAGGCTGCTCAGAGGCAACTTCGCCGTTAACCCACAGAGCGTTTACAAGACCCACGAGGAGCTGTGGGACGGTGAGATTTAG
- the LOC123059930 gene encoding receptor like protein 22, translated as MVAQPVSHVTATFASLELSYLAHSIHWMTSVKTSIKIQLVYLSEKSVATLFLNLLFLSFAPTVPSIKGLAAILPFLQERKQTSSLFWLGPMGLIFRVLLVFLVVLAALATISNAHGDGTLTLRCHPDEAASLLQLKKSFSFFRYPSGLESWQDGTDCCLWEGVGCSNSFGHVTALELGGCGLYSQGLDPAIFKLTSLQLLDLSMNNFGMHILPASGFERLSLLTHLNLSNSRFQGKIPIGISKLVNLISLDLSVSYYDTTEDSLSDYDSSIAIISYVFWLPNFQNLVANLKNLRELYLDGVDMSSSGDWCHALAESLPDLRVLSLSSCFLGGPICWSLSRLHSLTAINLEDNFDILATFPEFFMDFSNLSVLQLARTNLQGWFPRRAFESKTLRVLDLSGNQDLLGHVPNFSNASSLETMMLDGTNLSFAKPGSFSNFKSLKRLSFDVIFFSVDPPSSLDILGSLRQLQVSQVDSAVDVGAIFSWMSDLQNLQSLKLSWCNFSQTSFSSVAKLKSLRSLTISDCSLTRPVLSTLGYLVDLRSLEIFNCIFSGSIPSAVGNLTNLRVLKINGCDFSGPIPSSIGNLMNLRSLEINGAYGSFDSHAGSSVAIPSSVGNLSNLVSLEIWYCFFSGQIPDAVGLLKKLAVLRLGQCGFSGRIPNSIVNLTQLIDLDLSSNVLNGKLSTSVFSIPTLQRLDFHSNQLSGFIQDFNATSSHLVSVDLSTNELTGNIPKSFFQLKNLAYLDIGSNYLVGSLDLSSFWRLGNLVHLSLSHNNLSVMDMDGEGNNSLSTYLPRVTKLELASCNLTGFPSLLEHVKQVSYLDLSCNRISGAVPKLVWVTWNNSLTYLNLSHNMLSTMQVTSFVLPFDKLEVIDLSSNQLQGQIPMPSWSVYFDCSNNSFSSVLPNFTLYLGDEFRISKNNISGHIPNSICDSWISVLDLSFNSFRGQIPSCLIEDGYTSVLSLRENQFEGVLPNNIKDQCMLHTLDLNGNKIEGKLPMTLTKCWQLVLLDVGNNNMVGAFPSWLGLLPELRILVLRSNRFYGSVGGDLHSSEKYGEYFSSLQILDLASNNFSGNLSPDWFEGLKSMMSELNTTGRIISSFNGSMEHPYQDSVAIYYKSIYRTFDKILTTLTVIDLSNNSLDGTIPGSLGRLISLHVLNMSGNAITGDIPQEFGGMTQLESLDLSQNQLSGDIPEALTNLTFLGILNLCNNQLVGRIPRSGQFATFQNSSFEGNMGLCGLPLSNPCSNSPTPPSAVHGEKSFHVDVILFLFVGLGFGIGFAAAILIRWGRIRKWFVKSARALRT; from the exons ATGGTCGCGCAACCTGTCTCACACGTCACTGCAACTTTTGCTTCACTGGAGCTTTCCTACCTGGCCCATTCCATCCATTGGATGACTTCTGTGAAGACCAGCATAAAGATTCAATTAGTATACCTTTCTGAAAAATCCGTCGCCACACTGTTTCTGAACCTCTTGTTTCTTTCTTTTGCTCCAACAGTTCCCTCTATAAAAGGCCTTGCAGCGATCCTGCCTTTTCTccaagaaagaaaacaaacaagTTCTTTGTTTTGGTTAGGACCAATGGGTTTGATTTTCCGGGTACTACTAGTCTTTCTTGTGGTGCTCGCCGCACTCGCCACCATCTCCAACGCCCATGGTGACGGTACACTCACTCTCCGATGCCATCCGGATGAGGCTGCAAGCCTCCTCCAACTGAAGAAATCCTTCTCTTTCTTCCGTTACCCCAGTGGCCTTGAGTCATGGCAAGATGGTACCGACTGTTGTCTTTGGGAAGGCGTTGGCTGCAGCAATTCCTTCGGCCATGTCACTGCTTTGGAGCTCGGTGGTTGTGGCCTCTATAGTCAGGGCCTTGACCCTGCAATCTTCAAGCTCACCTCGCTCCAATTACTCGACCTTAGCATGAATAATTTTGGCATGCACATTCTCCCGGCAAGCGGGTTTGAGAGGCTCTCCTTGCTGACTCACCTCAACCTCTCCAATTCGAGATTCCAAGGCAAGATACCCATTGGCATCAGCAAACTTGTCAACCTTATCTCCTTGGATCTTTCTGTTTCCTATTATGACACTACTGAAGATTCACTTAGTGACTATGATAGCAGCATCGCTATCATTTCTTATGTGTTCTGGCTGCCCAACTTTCAAAACCTAGTGGCCAACCTCAAAAATTTGAGAGAGCTCTACCTTGATGGAGTGGATATGTCTAGCAGTGGAGACTGGTGTCATGCTCTTGCAGAATCTCTTCCAGATCTCCGAGTTCTTAGCTTAAGTTCTTGTTTTCTCGGCGGTCCTATCTGTTGGTCCCTCTCAAGACTCCACTCTCTAACTGCAATAAACTTGGAAGATAACTTTGATATACTGGCTACTTTTCCAGAGTTTTTCATGGATTTTTCCAATTTAAGTGTGCTCCAACTTGCTCGGACAAATCTCCAAGGGTGGTTCCCTCGTAGAGCTTTTGAATCAAAAACTCTGCGAGTTCTTGATTTATCCGGGAATCAGGATCTCTTAGGGCATGTGCCCAACTTCTCCAATGCAAGTTCCTTAGAGACAATGATGCTAGACGGGACCAATTTATCCTTTGCAAAACCAGGATCGTTTAGCAATTTCAAGTCTTTGAAAAGGTTAAGTTTTGATGTGATTTTTTTCTCAGTGGATCCTCCATCTTCACTCGATATCCTTGGGTCTCTACGGCAATTGCAAGTCTCCCAGGTGGACTCGGCAGTAGATGTAGGGGCAATTTTCTCATGGATGTCAGACCTGCAGAATTTGCAAAGCTTAAAACTCTCCTGGTGCAACTTCTCCCAGACATCTTTTTCTTCAGTTGCCAAACTCAAGAGCTTAAGAAGCCTGACAATTTCTGACTGCAGCTTAACTAGACCAGTGCTATCAACATTAGGTTATCTAGTAGATTTGAGAAGCCTGGAGATCTTTAATTGCATATTTAGTGGTTCAATACCGTCTGCAGTTGGCAACCTCACAAACTTGAGAGTCTTGAAAATCAATGGATGCGACTTTTCAGGGCCGATACCATCTTCAATTGGTAATCTCATGAACCTGAGAAGCTTGGAAATAAATGGTGCTTATGGCTCTTTCGACAGCCATGCTGGCTCTTCTGTGGCAATACCATCTTCAGTTGGCAACCTCAGTAACTTGGTAAGCTTGGAAATCTGGTATTGCTTTTTCTCTGGGCAAATACCAGATGCAGTTGGACTACTCAAGAAGTTGGCAGTTCTTCGACTTGGACAGTGTGGCTTTTCTGGACGCATACCAAATTCAATTGTTAACTTGACTCAACTAATTGATCTAGATCTTTCATCTAATGTTCTCAACG GGAAACTTTCAACATCAGTTTTTAGTATTCCCACATTGCAACGCCTAGATTTTCACTCAAACCAGCTCTCTGGTTTTATACAAGACTTCAATGCAACGTCTTCACACTTGGTTTCAGTGGACTTAAGCACAAACGAATTGACAGGGAATATTCCCAAGTCATTCTTTCAACTAAAAAATTTGgcatacctcgatattggctcgaaCTACTTGGTGGGTTCGTTGGATCTTTCCTCGTTTTGGAGGTTGGGAAATCTTGTTCATTTAAGTCTTTCCCACAACAATCTATCAGTCATGGACATGGATGGAGAAGGTAACAACTCTCTGTCTACCTATCTCCCTCGAGTTACCAAGTTAGAATTAGCGAGTTGCAATTTAACAGGATTTCCAAGTTTATTGGAACACGTTAAGCAAGTGTCTTACTTGGACTTGTCATGCAATAGAATCAGTGGGGCTGTTCCGAAGCTGGTATGGGTGACATGGAACAACAGCCTTACATATTTGAATCTTTCACACAACATGCTCAGCACTATGCAAGTTACTTCATTTGTTCTCCCTTTCGATAAGTTGGAGGTTATTGATCTTAGTTCCAACCAGCTTCAGGGGCAGATTCCTATGCCAAGCTGGTCAGTGTACTTCGATTGTTCAAACAATAGTTTCTCTTCAGTGCTTCCAAACTTCACTCTCTATCTTGGCGATGAGTTCAGAATTTCTAAAAACAATATCAGTGGACATATACCAAACTCAATTTGTGATTCATGGATCAGTGTCCTTGACCTGTCATTTAACAGCTTCCGCGGGCAGATACCTTCGTGTCTAATAGAAGATGGTTACACTAGCGTGTTGAGTTTGCGGGAGAATCAATTTGAAGGTGTGTTGCCTAACAACATCAAAGACCAATGTATGCTTCACACATTAGACTTGAACGGCAATAAGATTGAAGGGAAGCTTCCAATGACACTTACCAAGTGCTGGCAGCTAGTGCTCCTTGACGTTGGAAATAATAACATGGTGGGTGCTTTTCCATCATGGCTGGGGCTACTTCCCGAACTTCGTATCCTTGTCTTGAGATCCAACCGATTCTATGGCTCGGTGGGTGGTGATCTTCACAGCAGTGAAAAATATGGAGAATACTTCTCTAGCTTGCAGATTCTGGATCTTGCCTCGAACAATTTCTCCGGTAATTTGAGTCCAGATTGGTTTGAGGGGCTGAAATCAATGATGTCAGAGTTGAACACAACAGGTCGTATTATTAGTAGTTTTAACGGAAGTATGGAACATCCCTATCAGGATTCTGTTGCTATATACTATAAAAGCATCTACAGGACATTTGATAAGATCTTGACCACTTTAACAGTCATTGACCTATCAAATAATTCATTGGATGGCACCATTCCGGGATCGCTTGGGAGGCTTATTTCGTTACATGTACTAAACATGTCAGGGAATGCCATCACGGGTGATATTCCGCAGGAATTTGGCGGGATGACTCAACTAGAATCTCTCGACCTGTCTCAGAACCAGCTTTCTGGTGATATTCCGGAGGCGCTAACAAATCTCACTTTTCTTGGTATCTTGAACTTGTGCAACAACCAGTTGGTGGGAAGGATACCTCGCTCAGGTCAATTTGCGACGTTCCAAAACAGTTCATTTGAGGGAAATATGGGGCTGTGTGGACTGCCATTGTCCAACCCATGCAGCAATTCACCTACTCCTCCAAGTGCAGTGCATGGGGAGAAGTCCTTTCATGTGGACGTCATCTTGTTTCTCTTCGTCGGGCTGGGCTTTGGTATCGGATTTGCAGCTGCCATCCTGATAAGATGGGGTCGGATTCGCAAATGGTTTGTTAAATCTGCAAGAGCTTTGAGGACTTGA